A single region of the Kineosporiaceae bacterium SCSIO 59966 genome encodes:
- the galE gene encoding UDP-glucose 4-epimerase GalE: MRLLVTGGAGYIGSVVAAQLLEAGHDVVVLDDLSTGHADAVPAGAELVVGSVADPGEALDRGVDAVLHFAGKSLVGESVQRPDLYWHTNVVGTRLLLDAMRVRGVRRIVFSSTAATYGVPQHVPVEESEPAAPTNPYGASKLAVDHMLSGEATAYGLAAVSLRYFNVAGAWRRFGERHATETHLIPIALQVAAGRRERLSIYGDDYPTPDGTCVRDYIHVADLSRAHLLALEAPQPGQHLVYNLGNGAGFSVRQVVDVVREVTGHPVPVEVAPRRPGDPPVLVASSERARRDLGWTPERQLAAMVSDAWELVRSDPD, translated from the coding sequence ATGAGACTTCTGGTCACCGGAGGGGCGGGGTACATCGGCAGCGTCGTGGCCGCCCAGCTGCTCGAGGCCGGTCACGACGTCGTCGTGCTCGACGACCTGTCCACGGGCCATGCGGACGCCGTGCCGGCTGGTGCCGAGCTCGTCGTGGGCAGTGTCGCCGACCCCGGCGAGGCCCTCGACCGGGGCGTCGACGCCGTCCTGCACTTCGCCGGCAAGTCGCTGGTCGGTGAGTCCGTGCAGCGGCCCGACCTCTACTGGCACACCAATGTCGTCGGGACCCGTCTGCTCCTGGACGCGATGCGCGTGCGCGGCGTCCGCAGGATCGTCTTCTCCTCCACGGCGGCCACGTACGGCGTCCCGCAGCACGTGCCGGTCGAGGAGAGCGAGCCGGCTGCGCCGACCAACCCCTACGGCGCCTCCAAGCTCGCCGTGGACCACATGCTCAGCGGCGAGGCGACCGCCTACGGCCTCGCGGCGGTGAGCCTGCGGTACTTCAACGTCGCCGGGGCCTGGCGCCGGTTCGGCGAGCGCCACGCCACGGAGACGCACCTGATCCCGATCGCACTGCAGGTGGCCGCCGGACGCCGGGAACGACTGTCGATCTACGGCGACGACTACCCGACGCCGGACGGCACGTGCGTGCGGGACTACATCCACGTCGCCGACCTGTCCCGGGCGCACCTGCTCGCGCTGGAGGCCCCGCAGCCCGGGCAGCACCTGGTCTACAACCTCGGCAACGGGGCAGGGTTCTCGGTGCGCCAGGTCGTCGACGTGGTGCGCGAGGTCACCGGCCACCCGGTACCGGTCGAGGTCGCGCCGAGACGGCCCGGTGACCCGCCGGTCCTGGTCGCCTCCAGCGAGCGCGCTCGGCGCGACCTCGGCTGGACGCCGGAGCGCCAGCTCGCGGCGATGGTGTCGGACGCGTGGGAGCTCGTCCGGTCGGATCCCGACTGA
- a CDS encoding S9 family peptidase, which produces MSPAEHPFASLDDYVALPRVSGLALSPDGRRVVVGVATLDRKRTRYVTGLWEVDPDGERPARRLTRSAKGESGAAFTPSGDLLFVSARPDAEPQDDGDDEVPALWLQPAGGGDARVVATRPGGVGGVRVAREAGTVVLASSTLPSATDAESEQKARKNRKDAKVSAVLHEEYPVRYWDHDLGPDRPRLFTAELPADLATGDERLELRDLTGHAGRALQAEASWDVTPDGATVVSTWTVPEARGSERSTVVALDVATGQRRVLCDDPDVEYVDPVVSPDGRHVAVVAHRRSTPDVPPDSWLAVVPLAGGEVRALTQEWDRWPHSAQWTPDGSALVAVADDQGRAPLFRVDVATGEVTRLTADDGAYSDPRVSPDGRWVYALRSAVDAPAAPVRVPLDAGSAAPAQPEALRGPAPAPTLPGRVEEVTTTAEDGTPLRAWLALPDGASASEPAPLLLWIHGGPLGSWNAWSWRWNPWLAVARGYAVLLPDPALSTGYGVEFVRRGWGAWGAAPYTDLLAVTDAAEARDDVDETRTAAMGGSFGGYMANWVAGHTDRFRAIVTHASLWALDQFGPTTDAAYYWKREMTEEMALANSPHRFADQITTPVLVVHGDRDYRVPIGEGLRLWWDLVSRSEDPEGRSPHKFLYFPDENHWVLTPNHAKVWYETVFAFLGHHVLGQEWQRPEMLG; this is translated from the coding sequence GTGAGTCCCGCAGAGCACCCCTTCGCCAGCCTCGACGACTACGTCGCCCTGCCTCGGGTCAGTGGCCTTGCGCTGTCACCGGACGGGCGACGCGTCGTCGTCGGCGTCGCCACCCTCGACCGCAAGCGGACCCGGTACGTCACCGGGCTGTGGGAGGTCGACCCGGACGGCGAGCGGCCGGCCCGCCGGCTCACCCGCAGCGCCAAGGGCGAGTCCGGGGCGGCGTTCACGCCGTCCGGGGACCTGCTGTTCGTCTCCGCCCGTCCGGACGCCGAACCGCAGGACGACGGGGACGACGAGGTGCCGGCCCTGTGGCTGCAGCCCGCCGGCGGCGGTGACGCCCGGGTGGTGGCGACCCGTCCCGGCGGGGTCGGCGGCGTCCGGGTGGCCCGCGAGGCCGGCACCGTCGTCCTGGCCTCCTCCACGCTGCCGTCGGCCACCGACGCCGAGTCGGAGCAGAAGGCCCGCAAGAACCGCAAGGACGCGAAGGTCTCCGCCGTCCTGCACGAGGAGTACCCGGTGCGGTACTGGGACCACGACCTCGGCCCCGACCGGCCCCGGTTGTTCACCGCGGAGCTGCCCGCGGACCTTGCCACCGGTGACGAGCGGCTCGAGCTGCGCGACCTCACCGGTCACGCCGGCCGCGCCCTGCAGGCCGAGGCGTCCTGGGACGTCACCCCGGACGGCGCGACCGTCGTCAGCACGTGGACCGTCCCCGAGGCGCGTGGCTCGGAGAGGTCCACGGTCGTCGCTCTCGACGTGGCCACCGGGCAGCGGCGGGTGCTGTGCGACGACCCGGACGTCGAGTACGTCGACCCCGTGGTGTCCCCGGACGGCCGGCACGTCGCGGTGGTCGCGCACCGCCGCTCGACACCTGACGTGCCGCCCGACAGCTGGCTCGCCGTCGTCCCGCTCGCTGGCGGCGAGGTGCGGGCGCTGACTCAGGAGTGGGACCGCTGGCCGCACTCGGCGCAGTGGACGCCCGACGGCTCCGCGCTCGTCGCGGTCGCCGACGACCAGGGCCGCGCCCCGCTGTTCCGCGTCGACGTCGCCACCGGCGAGGTCACTCGGCTCACCGCGGACGACGGCGCGTACAGCGACCCGCGGGTCTCCCCCGACGGGCGGTGGGTGTACGCCCTGCGCTCCGCGGTCGACGCGCCGGCCGCGCCGGTCCGGGTCCCCCTGGACGCCGGCTCCGCGGCGCCGGCGCAGCCGGAGGCGCTGCGCGGCCCGGCACCGGCGCCCACGCTGCCCGGGCGGGTCGAGGAGGTCACCACGACCGCGGAGGACGGCACCCCGCTGCGGGCGTGGCTCGCCCTGCCGGACGGGGCGTCGGCGTCGGAGCCGGCCCCGCTGCTGCTGTGGATCCACGGCGGCCCGCTCGGGTCGTGGAACGCGTGGTCCTGGCGGTGGAACCCGTGGCTCGCGGTCGCCCGCGGCTACGCCGTCCTGCTGCCCGACCCGGCGCTGTCCACCGGCTACGGCGTCGAGTTCGTCCGCCGCGGCTGGGGCGCCTGGGGCGCCGCCCCGTACACCGACCTGCTCGCCGTCACCGACGCCGCCGAGGCCCGCGACGACGTCGACGAGACCCGTACCGCGGCGATGGGTGGCTCCTTCGGCGGCTACATGGCGAACTGGGTCGCCGGCCACACCGACCGGTTCCGCGCGATCGTCACGCACGCGTCGCTGTGGGCCCTCGACCAGTTCGGGCCGACCACGGACGCGGCGTACTACTGGAAGCGTGAGATGACCGAGGAGATGGCCCTGGCCAACTCCCCGCACCGGTTCGCCGACCAGATCACCACCCCCGTGCTCGTCGTCCACGGCGACAGGGACTACCGGGTCCCGATCGGGGAGGGCCTGCGGCTGTGGTGGGACCTGGTGTCCCGCTCCGAGGACCCGGAGGGCCGCAGCCCGCACAAGTTCCTGTACTTCCCCGACGAGAACCACTGGGTGCTCACGCCGAACCACGCCAAGGTCTGGTACGAGACGGTGTTCGCATTCCTCGGCCACCACGTGCTCGGTCAGGAGTGGCAGCGGCCGGAGATGCTCGGCTGA
- a CDS encoding bifunctional copper resistance protein CopD/cytochrome c oxidase assembly protein: MTSLRGPLLALPALLVTAFVAMALTGATAEQLLADPGAAVRWGLPAARGVADLALAATVGAFLLVAAVLPPRSPAVPRALTVGRAAAVTWTLASVAALVLGYADVAGRPLGGAGFGSELGFYLTEIDLGRMLLLATVLAAVIATAAMAVSGPVGSAWLLAGVAVALVPIALTGHAAGAADHETAVSGWWLHLLGVSAWAGGLGVLAALAGSLGRDLPAAARRYSTVAGWAFVVVAVSGLANGSLRLDGLADLATPYGLLLATKVVATVALGAAGWWHRRALLGRLDQPGPRSAFWRLVTGEVVLMAAAAGLGVALSRTAPPVPQAPPTDPTPAELLTGAPLPPPLTAQHWLTEWNPDILWVTVAGALAVAYLVGVRRLRARGDRWPVHRTLLWLTGLLALLYVTGGAPAVYGRTLFSIHMVQHMALSMVVPPLLVVGAPVTLAMRALPRRRDGSRGPREWLLAVVESRWVRFVSHPVVAAVVFAGSIVAFYFSPLFGLALSTHVGHELMMIHFLLAGYLFANALIGVDPGPSRPRYPLRILLLFATMGFHAFFGVALVTGETLLAADWFSSTGWGIDALADQQDGGAIAWGIGELPTLLLAMVVAVQWARSDEREARRRDRAADRDHDQDLGEYNAMLARLAERDTERDTERDRQSL, translated from the coding sequence GTGACCAGTCTGCGGGGGCCCCTGCTCGCCCTGCCGGCCCTGCTCGTCACCGCGTTCGTCGCGATGGCCCTCACCGGGGCCACCGCCGAGCAGCTGCTCGCCGACCCGGGCGCCGCCGTCCGTTGGGGGCTGCCCGCCGCCCGCGGCGTCGCCGACCTCGCGCTCGCCGCCACCGTCGGGGCGTTCCTGCTCGTGGCCGCCGTCCTGCCGCCCCGTTCCCCGGCAGTGCCGCGGGCGCTCACCGTCGGCCGGGCCGCGGCGGTGACGTGGACGCTGGCCTCGGTCGCGGCGCTCGTCCTCGGCTACGCCGACGTCGCGGGCCGGCCGCTCGGCGGCGCCGGGTTCGGCTCCGAGCTCGGCTTCTACCTCACCGAGATCGACCTCGGCCGGATGCTGCTGCTCGCCACGGTGCTGGCGGCGGTCATCGCCACCGCCGCGATGGCGGTCTCCGGCCCGGTCGGCTCGGCGTGGCTGCTCGCCGGCGTCGCGGTCGCGCTCGTGCCGATCGCCCTCACCGGCCACGCCGCAGGGGCCGCTGACCACGAGACGGCGGTCAGCGGCTGGTGGCTGCACCTGCTCGGCGTGTCGGCCTGGGCCGGTGGGCTCGGCGTCCTCGCGGCCCTCGCCGGCTCGCTCGGCCGCGACCTGCCCGCGGCGGCCCGCCGCTACTCGACCGTCGCCGGGTGGGCGTTCGTCGTCGTCGCGGTCTCCGGGCTCGCCAACGGCTCGCTGCGTCTCGACGGCCTCGCCGACCTGGCCACCCCGTACGGGCTGCTGCTGGCCACCAAGGTGGTCGCCACGGTCGCCCTCGGCGCCGCCGGCTGGTGGCACCGGCGCGCCCTGCTCGGACGCCTCGACCAGCCGGGGCCGCGGTCAGCGTTCTGGCGGCTCGTCACCGGCGAGGTGGTCCTCATGGCCGCCGCCGCCGGGCTCGGCGTCGCGCTGTCCCGGACGGCGCCGCCGGTGCCGCAGGCGCCGCCCACCGACCCCACCCCGGCCGAGCTGCTCACCGGCGCGCCGCTGCCCCCGCCGCTGACCGCGCAGCACTGGCTGACCGAGTGGAACCCGGACATCCTGTGGGTCACGGTCGCCGGCGCCCTCGCCGTCGCCTACCTGGTCGGCGTCCGGCGGCTGCGGGCCCGGGGGGACCGCTGGCCGGTGCACCGCACCCTGCTCTGGCTCACCGGACTGCTCGCGCTGCTCTACGTCACCGGCGGAGCCCCCGCCGTGTACGGCCGAACCCTGTTCAGCATCCACATGGTCCAGCACATGGCGCTCAGCATGGTCGTGCCGCCGCTGCTCGTCGTCGGCGCCCCGGTCACCCTCGCCATGCGTGCGCTGCCGCGGCGGCGCGACGGCTCCCGCGGACCGCGGGAGTGGCTGCTGGCCGTCGTCGAGTCCCGCTGGGTCCGGTTCGTGTCTCACCCCGTCGTGGCCGCCGTCGTGTTCGCCGGCAGCATCGTCGCCTTCTACTTCTCACCGCTGTTCGGGCTCGCGCTGTCCACCCACGTGGGGCACGAGCTGATGATGATCCACTTCCTGCTCGCCGGGTACCTGTTCGCCAACGCGCTCATCGGTGTCGACCCCGGCCCGTCGCGACCGCGCTACCCGCTGCGGATCCTGCTGCTGTTCGCGACGATGGGCTTCCACGCGTTCTTCGGCGTCGCCCTCGTCACCGGCGAGACCCTGCTGGCCGCCGACTGGTTCTCCTCGACCGGGTGGGGGATCGACGCCCTGGCCGACCAGCAGGACGGCGGTGCGATCGCGTGGGGGATCGGCGAGCTGCCGACACTGCTGCTCGCCATGGTCGTCGCGGTGCAGTGGGCCCGCAGCGACGAGCGCGAGGCCCGGCGCCGCGACCGTGCCGCCGACCGCGACCACGACCAGGACCTCGGGGAGTACAACGCCATGCTCGCCCGTCTCGCCGAGCGCGACACCGAGCGCGACACGGAGCGTGATAGGCAGTCCCTGTGA
- a CDS encoding copper resistance protein CopC: MPNRAVLTAAAALVVLLLTPSAAAASTTVVEVEPANGATLDHAPGAVTLTFDADLDPARSSASLTPPGQDDRDAVARVDGPRLVVEVPTSAEGDYVVSYTVVAAGADAGEGEVSGSVGFTVAADGATAQAGGTAPWTLAAVAVVAGLVAVLLLTLRGWRTSRERAEEPGGPT, translated from the coding sequence GTGCCGAACCGCGCCGTCCTCACGGCAGCCGCCGCGCTCGTCGTCCTGCTGCTGACGCCGTCGGCGGCCGCTGCCTCCACCACGGTGGTCGAGGTGGAGCCGGCAAACGGCGCCACCCTCGACCATGCGCCGGGCGCGGTGACCCTGACGTTCGACGCCGACCTGGACCCCGCCCGGTCCTCGGCGTCCCTCACCCCGCCCGGCCAGGACGACCGGGACGCCGTGGCAAGGGTCGACGGGCCGCGGCTCGTCGTCGAGGTGCCCACCTCCGCCGAGGGGGACTACGTCGTCTCCTACACGGTGGTCGCTGCTGGCGCGGACGCCGGGGAGGGCGAGGTGAGTGGCTCGGTGGGGTTCACCGTCGCCGCGGACGGCGCGACGGCACAGGCCGGTGGGACGGCGCCGTGGACGCTCGCGGCCGTCGCCGTCGTCGCCGGGCTGGTCGCGGTGCTGCTGCTGACCCTGCGGGGCTGGCGCACCTCCCGTGAGCGCGCCGAGGAGCCTGGGGGGCCCACGTGA